In Daphnia magna isolate NIES linkage group LG6, ASM2063170v1.1, whole genome shotgun sequence, the following are encoded in one genomic region:
- the LOC116924445 gene encoding high mobility group protein I isoform X2 → MADAASPKKRGRPAKKAADGEHKEKDEPKKAEKRAAAPAPAPSSGAESGESQVKRGRGRPKGSGKKASGAAGASAAKSKPPAGGRGRGRPKKSEASKKEESAEDESAGDEGESS, encoded by the exons ATGGCTGATGCTGCATCACCTAAGAAACGCGGACGTCCTGCAAAGAAAGCTGCCGATGGCGAACACAAAGAGAAAGAT GAGCCCAAGAAGGCTGAAAAGAGGGCGGCTGCCCCAGCACCAGCACCGTCATCAGGAGCCGAAAGTGGGGAATCTCAGGTGAAGCGAGGTCGAGGCCGTCCTAAAGGATCTGGCAAGAAAGCCAGTGGAGCCGCAGGAGCGTCTGCTGCGAAGTCCAAG CCCCCTGCCGGAGGTCGTGGCCGTGGTCGTCCCAAGAAGAGCGAAGCCAGCAAAAAGGAAGAATCAGCCGAAGATGAATCCGCCGGAGATGAAGGAGAGTCGTCGTAA
- the LOC116924445 gene encoding high mobility group protein I isoform X1: protein MADAASPKKRGRPAKKAADGEHKEKDEPKKAEKRAAAPAPAPSSGAESGESQVKRGRGRPKGSGKKASGAAGASAAKSKVKPPAGGRGRGRPKKSEASKKEESAEDESAGDEGESS from the exons ATGGCTGATGCTGCATCACCTAAGAAACGCGGACGTCCTGCAAAGAAAGCTGCCGATGGCGAACACAAAGAGAAAGAT GAGCCCAAGAAGGCTGAAAAGAGGGCGGCTGCCCCAGCACCAGCACCGTCATCAGGAGCCGAAAGTGGGGAATCTCAGGTGAAGCGAGGTCGAGGCCGTCCTAAAGGATCTGGCAAGAAAGCCAGTGGAGCCGCAGGAGCGTCTGCTGCGAAGTCCAAGGTAAAG CCCCCTGCCGGAGGTCGTGGCCGTGGTCGTCCCAAGAAGAGCGAAGCCAGCAAAAAGGAAGAATCAGCCGAAGATGAATCCGCCGGAGATGAAGGAGAGTCGTCGTAA